gttgacgatatccgatcctcgtttgctaagtcaaacgacaccgctggtcctgctcacactgccctaccctgtgctttgacctctttctcccctctctctccagatgaaatctcgcgtcttgtgacggccggccgcccaacaacctgcccacttgaccctatcccctcctctcttctccagaccatttccggagaccttctccccttcctcacctcgctcatcaactcatccttgaccgctggctacgtcccttccgtcttcaagagagcgagagttgcaccccttctgaaaaaaacctacactcgatccctccgatgtcaacaactacagaccagtatcccttctttcttttctctccaaaactcttgaacgtgccgtccttggccagctctcttgctatctctctcagaatgaccttcttgatcctaatcagtcaggtttcaagactgggcattcaactgagactgctcttctctgtgtcacggaggctctccgcactgctaaagctaactctctctcctctgctctcatccttctagacctatctgctgcctttgatactgtgaaccatcagatcctcctctccaagttgggcatctccggcgcggcccacgcttggattgcgtcctacctgacaggtcgctcctactaggtggcgtggcgagaatctgtctccgcaccatgcgctctcaccactggtgtcccccagggctctgttctaggccctctcctattctcgctatacaccaagtcacttggctctgtcatatcctcacatggtctctcctatcattgctatgcaaacgacacacaattaatcttctcctttcccccttctgataaccaggcggcgaatcgcatctctgcatgtctgtcagacatatcagtgtggatgacggatcactagctcaagctgaacctcggcaagacggagctgctcttcctcccggggaaggactgcccgttccatgatctcgccatcacggttgacaactcccttgtgtcctcctcccagagtgctaagaaccttggcgtgatcctggacaacaacctgtcgttctccactaacatcaaggcggtgacccgatcctgtaggttcatgctctacaacattcgcagagtacgaccctgcctcacacaggaagcggcgcaggtcctaatccaggcacttgtcatctcccgtctggattactgcaactcgctgttggctgggctccctgcctgtgccattaaacccctacaactcatccagaacgccgcagcccgtctggtgttcaaccttcccaagttctctcacgtcaccccgctcctccgctctctccactggcttccagttgaagctcgcatccgctacaagaccatggtgattgcctacggagctgtgaagggaacggcacctccataccttcaggctctgatcaggccctacacccaaacaagggcactgcgttcatccaccactggcctgctggcccccctacctctgaggaagcacagttcccgctcagcccagtcaaaactgttcgctgctctggcaccccaatggtggaacaagctccctcacgacgccaggacagcggagtcaatcaccaccttccggagacacctgaaaccccacctctttaaggaatacctaggataggataaagtaatccttctaaccccccccttaaaagatttagatgcactattgtaaagtggttgttccactggatatcataaggtgaatgcaccattttgtaagtcgctctggataagagcgtctgctaaatgacttaaatgtaaatgtaaatgtaatgtagtaAGGCAGAATGTGTGACTGATGGAACTAATCTGAAAAACAACATCAAAATGTATCACTATTTCAATTTACTATTATAACATGTTTAATACCATTATTTAAACCATTTTATTTTTCACTTTCTTTCTTTAtggttttgttgttgttattctttatgttgatgactttttttcTTATGATTTGTCTGCTCTTCTCCCAGCCACAGGGCAAGAGATGGGTGAATTGGTGGGCCGCTTCTACATAATTGTGCCACTGTCTCTTATGTTAATGTGCAGGAAtaattgtaaaatatatatatattatatatatatttttttttttaagtaaaaaaaccCCCATGAAGATAGAAGCTATataaataaacaatgaatgacTGCAATTTAAGACACATTTTCAATTGTTGGGACTGTCCTTTGACTGTGGTTTTCACTTTGGCTAATTGTGTTTTACTGAGGTGTCTGCACATTGGTGATCTATGGTAGACGTGAGGAGCCTTACTGTTGTTATACGACTGAAGGATCATCTGAATGAGACTGAAGCTGCCTCCTGTGAAGTCCAGCAACACATTGCCAATGCTCCACCCTTCTGTGCTTTGTCTTTGGTAGTTCATGTaggcctgaggacacacacagacagtgaatTGATGATAGACAATGTAGTGGTGATCATGAAAATCAACAATATCTACTGTGACAAATGATAATTGTGTATAAGGTAAAACCATTCAATATGCAGTCAAATATTGTGAAATCCATACCTGTGGGATGTATTTGACGAGGGTGACACCTAACTTAATGTAGGAGAAATAATAGAGATATTCCAGCCAGGTGATCTTATTGGCCACAGCAACAAAGAGGGTGACCAGGGCGAATGTCCAGCCAATCACCAGAAGGCCAATAGCGACCTTGGACACCTTCTGCCCTCCTTTCTTtaccacagacacacaggaacacagtCATTACTTTCAACAAGCGTTTAACTGTCAATGTTCATTTGAGGCCTTGACAACAATGCTTTCCTTTCAAAGGATCAGACATTCAGTATCTCTTTTTGCCAACAATCAAAACATAAGCTGATCATTATTTGTCCAGCCAACATCCGTCTCCGGCCTATAACCAAAGGGGGACATCTAGGAAGTTATTTTACTAGTCTTCTGTTACTCACCTCGTAGATGGCACACTGACAGATATACACAAGTGTCAGCACAACTGCATGGAGACTAAAAAACACATCATTGGCATCCACTGGGTTCACACCGTTTGGATTTTTCTTCACAAACTCTtcctaaaaaaatatattttaaatataaCAACTATATGGAGTAAAAACCAAGTCAATAGAAGACCAAAATATTTGAACAAATCCCTATTGGTGTCAATGCATGAATGACACAGAAATCTGAGTTGTGCGTGTAGATCTCAAATTAGGATTCGTCCCAATTTGTTACACTGTTAGTGAGGGCATGCAGAGCTCTTACCTTAATGTACGGAACCCAGAAGAGGCCTACATTGAAGACACTGTACGCAATGAAGCCTGTCAAGTTGAGTGCCAGGTAATCAAAGTTCAACCCCACCACACTGTCAAATAGACAAAGTCAGAAATCAAATCCAGATGCCCTTTAACTCTAAATCATTTAAGGCTGAGATTCaatagtttaaaaaataaatatgacAGTTTGAGGCACTACCTTTTTCTTCTCCAGTTCTCATATACTTGAGGGTAGAATGAGATAGACCATGCAAGGAAGTAAATCCAACCAATTAATTGGTTAATGATATCGATGATGTTGCTTCTAATGACCAAGAAACGGATTCTGGTCTTAAAGCTGGAAAACAGAAACAAGAGACTTTAGTACATTGTGTTGGTTTAAAATCTGTCTGAAATGTGACGTGGGAAATTCTCATAGAGTTGAAATTCACTAAAAGACAGAAACTGAACAACTCACCTTgcaatgtcagtgttgttactgTATAAATAGGAGGTCACCTGACCCACATGCTCTGCATGAACCTCAAATGTGCTTGATATGGCGTTTGCAGACAATTGTACCTGGAAATCAGAAATACAGcacatataaataatatataaaacAGTTATGCCTACAACAGAGCCGCTAGTATTGATGTTTTTTACACTGTGGCTACTGTAGTTCATTGAAATATGATAGATTCAGATCTCAGATTGCATTAATAATCAATTACATGGTGTTTTGGTCATGCTTTTCAGTGAGTTTGAGTGGTATAAAAAGCATACCTGCTGAGGCAGTTGAAGTATCGAGGTAACATTTGCAGAGGAGTCAGTGAAGTTAAAAGAAATAAGTGCGGACACATTAAGAGCAGAGCTGCAAAAAGAAGTAAAATGCCAAACACTGcattataacataacacatcacaacacatcacaacaaatAGACATAAATAGAATACTGATACAAACTGGCAATAGATGCCAAGATATAAGAAAAGTTACCTAGGTGTTATGGTGATATTGGCTGAACCATTGACCTCCAGATTTACAGTGGCTGGAGCAGACAAGGATACACTCCCATCTGTTGAACAGGAATATGATATTGCAGTTTTCAGATAGGGCTGTTTAGCAAAATTGATTATTCCTAAAACAGTACTTGGGCTTGAGGAGACGATGAATATGACTAGATCTCCTCTGACGCCCAGGGTCCTTCAATTctgatggtgctttcaagacaactgggaattcggGAAAAAAcggtcaaatcatgacatcagtgatcttcaggttggcgctctagaaagaggcccgagttcccaacttggaattccaagttgaATGACTGTTCAAAACAATTTTTCCCACTTCCAAGTTGTCTTGAAGTTGTAgagttccaagttcccagttgttttgaacgcggcaaaAGTCCCATTAACAAGCTCTGCAAACGTCATAATGGTACTCACCAAAATATCGAGTATCGCAGAACAACTATAGTCATTACTGCCGTTACACACAGTATGCACTTCCAAAAAAGGTataaataaaaatagtttttGACCAAGTGCGCATGCGCTAAATCCACCTTCAGCACCTCCAATAAATTCACTAATTAATGCCACTCACAGGTTGGCTGATCCAGCAGCACAGTATCCCGAAAGATCATTGATTTTATTTAGACCTTTTCCTGATTGCCTAGTGACCTTTACacctacatacatgtacatattacctcgtacccctgcatattgactcagtaccggtactcttTTTATAGCCTTGTTATGGTTCTTTTGTTACCGTTTCCCTTTTGTTATTTGCTCATCTTTTCTTTTTAACCCTGCATTGTTGTTGAAGGGCTCGTGAGTAagaatttcacggtaaagtcaacATCTGTTGTAAGCTATTCGGCGATCATGAGAAATACAATTTGACTATAATGTTTGCAGAGCTGGTTAATGGGATTTTGAATTGCAGGATCCTGGGTGCCAGAGGAGATTTTGTCCTATTTTTCTTCTTCTCAAGCCAAGACACTGGTTCAGATGGTGCCTTCAAgaaaactgggaactctgaaaaatacaaGGTCAAATCATTACATCAGTGATGTTCAGGTTGGAGCTGTAGAAAGAAGCCTcatgccgtgttcaaaacaactaggAACTCGGAGAaaaaactagctccgactgggaaaaaatcTATTCGAACGGTCATACAAACAAGAATTCCAACTCGattttccgacctgaagatcactgacgtcatgatttgaccttgagTTAAGTTGTTTTACAGCGCTCACATCCTAgttggaactaggaaactcggaaATGTCCAACTTGCTAACTGATTGTAGTTATACAGCGTTCAACTTactgggggtttcatcggatggggccacagtgtctcctgacccctcctgtctcagcctccagtatttatgctgcagtagtttatgtgtcgggaggctagggtcagtctgttacatctggagtatttctcttgtcttatccggtgtcctgtgtgaatttaaatatgctctctctaattctctctttcggaggacctgagccctaggaccatgcctcaggactacttgccatgatgactccttgctgtccccagtccacctggccgtgctgctgctccagtttcaactgttctgcctgcggctatggaaccctgacctgttcaccggacgtgctacctgtcccagacctgctgtcccagacctgctggaaccctgacctgttcaccggacgtgctacctgtcctagacctgctgtcccagacctgctggaaccctgacctgttcaccggacgtgctacctgtcccagacctgctgttttcaactctctagagacagcaggagcggtagagatactctcaaagatcggctatgaaaaagccaactgacacttactcttgagttgctgacttgttgcaccctcgacaactactatgattattattatttgaccatgctggtcatttatgaacatttgaacatcttggccatgtgctgttataatctccacccggcacagccagaagaggactggccacccctcatagcctggttcctctctaggtttcttcctaggttttggcctttctagggagtttttcctagccaccgtgcttctacacctgcattgtttgctgtttggggttttaggctgggtttctgtacagcactttgagatatcagctgatgtaagaagggctatataaataaatgtaatttgatttgaactaCATTTCCGAGTTTCCTAGTTCTGACTAGCATGCGCAGCAtgagttcccgagttggatgaccgatTAATGCCGATttaccagttgttttgaacgcggcaagATTACCAGCTATTAAAATCAGAGCTTGTTGGTTGAACAAGGGCAAACTCACCACATGTAATGACCGTACAGAGTGTTATGACCAAGACTGAAAGAAAGTTATTATCTGCCATCTTCAAGGCACGGGCTTTGCTGAACTCTAAAAGTGCAAAAGAGGAACAGATGAGAAGCACTGCTGACCAAATTATCTGCATTAGCTAGGTAACATATGCTGCCATATAAAGCCAGATTTACAACAGCAATGTGCCATATTCATTTACGGTAAATCAGCTTGCTACATGGCTGCGTCTTAACAATAGTTAGTTCAACTAACTAATCGTAAATTCAACAGATTAACGTTATACGGTACCGCAGCTGAGTGGTGCTTTGTTTTCCTCTGCTTCCGTTAACTGGCACTAGGTCATATGACTTTGCTCATCTGACTTGTATGACGAGCTGTTTTAGGCGCGTTCAAGACTTTCAATGTTGTGGGATGtttatttttaactaggcaagtcagttaagaacacattattttttacaatgacggcctacatcggccaaacccggacgacgcgggGACAATTGTGTCCGCcttatgggattcccaatcacggccggttgtgatatagaGACGTTTTGACTTGTGCCGAGTTCACATTATAGTCGGAACTAGGACATTGGAAAATGTGCAACTTTCTGAATTGTTGAACACGGCGTGTGTAGCCCAGAACTCCAACCAGTTAGTAAATCGGACATTTAAGCAATTCCAACTAGCACATTGACTTGGAGCCTCGTGACTCTACTTTGACTTATGACTTGGAAAATATCTGGCCAGgttttgtcactcattttgtggcaCAGTAGCCGCGTTGATGTGCTAGTCGAAACTAGGAAACGTCAGACTTGCTAACTGAttgtagttatacacgtgccgCGTTCAAATGCAGACTAGGGCCTCTGATTGGACCAGCAAACTGTACATCGACACAGGTCGGGTTAGCTAGCGAACAGATTGCTGATTTGCTTCAGAGCCGGCGCCCAGAACGAATCCGTTTGCACGGGCATTTGATTTCTATGGGCTGGGGCACGTTTTGGTCACGGGACCTCTTATGTGGTTATATGTGTAAAATAAAACATAAGTGTTGAATAAATTGTATTCGTGGAGTGCATTTGTTATAACTATAAAACAGAAAGCATTGGTCATGAATCCCGGTATAATATTATTTTTTATAACGacaacatttaaataaataccCAACCAAGACGCACTGTCAGCAAAATGCA
The Salmo salar chromosome ssa16, Ssal_v3.1, whole genome shotgun sequence DNA segment above includes these coding regions:
- the LOC106573556 gene encoding cystinosin isoform X1 codes for the protein MADNNFLSVLVITLCTVITCDGSVSLSAPATVNLEVNGSANITITPSSALNVSALISFNFTDSSANVTSILQLPQQVQLSANAISSTFEVHAEHVGQVTSYLYSNNTDIASFKTRIRFLVIRSNIIDIINQLIGWIYFLAWSISFYPQVYENWRRKSVVGLNFDYLALNLTGFIAYSVFNVGLFWVPYIKEEFVKKNPNGVNPVDANDVFFSLHAVVLTLVYICQCAIYEKGGQKVSKVAIGLLVIGWTFALVTLFVAVANKITWLEYLYYFSYIKLGVTLVKYIPQAYMNYQRQSTEGWSIGNVLLDFTGGSFSLIQMILQSYNNNEWELIFGDPTKAGLGLLSIFFDVVFIIQHYCLYQHKTHYEPMGDQK
- the LOC106573556 gene encoding cystinosin isoform X2, whose product is MADNNFLSVLVITLCTVITYGSVSLSAPATVNLEVNGSANITITPSSALNVSALISFNFTDSSANVTSILQLPQQVQLSANAISSTFEVHAEHVGQVTSYLYSNNTDIASFKTRIRFLVIRSNIIDIINQLIGWIYFLAWSISFYPQVYENWRRKSVVGLNFDYLALNLTGFIAYSVFNVGLFWVPYIKEEFVKKNPNGVNPVDANDVFFSLHAVVLTLVYICQCAIYEKGGQKVSKVAIGLLVIGWTFALVTLFVAVANKITWLEYLYYFSYIKLGVTLVKYIPQAYMNYQRQSTEGWSIGNVLLDFTGGSFSLIQMILQSYNNNEWELIFGDPTKAGLGLLSIFFDVVFIIQHYCLYQHKTHYEPMGDQK